The following proteins are co-located in the Sulfoacidibacillus ferrooxidans genome:
- a CDS encoding helix-turn-helix domain-containing protein has product MSSVGIREAAEMLNVSIPTIRNWINSGRLQAKKSLGNHGPEYRIDVDEIRRIKEEQPNKTIVIHQEQADPTLAVPSSWLLGQLAGSIKDIVKDVMKEEIEMMRVTMREEMQKELAIGEDRLAKRDQQLMEVLREIHTIRKQEAEQPVSFWSRLFRKH; this is encoded by the coding sequence GTGTCGTCTGTCGGTATTCGTGAAGCAGCTGAAATGCTAAATGTTAGTATCCCAACAATCAGAAATTGGATTAACTCCGGCCGATTACAAGCAAAGAAATCACTAGGAAATCATGGTCCTGAGTACCGTATTGATGTAGATGAAATCAGACGAATCAAAGAAGAACAACCCAATAAAACCATTGTGATTCATCAAGAACAAGCTGATCCTACACTTGCAGTACCCTCATCTTGGTTATTAGGCCAGTTAGCAGGATCGATTAAGGATATTGTCAAGGATGTTATGAAGGAAGAAATAGAAATGATGAGGGTAACTATGAGGGAGGAAATGCAAAAAGAATTAGCTATCGGTGAAGATCGATTAGCGAAGAGAGATCAGCAACTAATGGAAGTGCTTCGAGAAATACATACCATTCGAAAACAGGAAGCAGAGCAACCTGTTTCTTTTTGGAGTCGACTTTTTAGGAAACATTAA